A genomic stretch from Sphingobacterium sp. ML3W includes:
- the kdsB gene encoding 3-deoxy-manno-octulosonate cytidylyltransferase, with the protein MKFLGIIPARYASSRFPGKPLVDIEGQTMIRRVYEQVKKSKKLTEVIVATDDQRIAAEVLSFGGNVAMTSDTHQSGTDRCAEVIANDREYDVVINIQGDEPFINPDQIDLLATCFENPQTKIATLVKEIGTPEELFNQNIPKVVRNTFGEAIYFSRQTIPFLRGVDQEQWLKKQTFYKHIGIYAYQVDTLRALTQLPVSILEEAEALEQLRWIENGYAIQTAVTTHETVAVDTKEDLNKILKLFFNK; encoded by the coding sequence ATGAAATTTTTAGGCATTATTCCTGCTCGATATGCTTCAAGCAGATTTCCGGGCAAACCTTTGGTTGATATTGAAGGCCAAACCATGATCCGACGCGTATACGAGCAGGTAAAGAAATCAAAAAAATTGACCGAAGTAATTGTCGCTACCGATGACCAACGTATAGCGGCGGAAGTGCTCTCTTTTGGGGGTAATGTGGCCATGACATCCGATACACATCAGTCCGGTACAGACCGTTGTGCCGAAGTCATTGCCAATGATCGGGAATATGATGTCGTGATCAACATACAGGGCGATGAACCTTTTATCAATCCTGATCAAATAGATCTTTTGGCAACTTGTTTTGAAAATCCGCAAACAAAAATTGCAACCTTAGTAAAAGAAATCGGGACTCCAGAGGAATTATTCAATCAGAATATTCCAAAAGTTGTCCGAAACACATTTGGGGAAGCCATTTATTTCAGCAGGCAAACGATTCCTTTTTTAAGAGGAGTTGATCAGGAACAATGGCTTAAGAAACAAACATTCTACAAACATATTGGTATTTATGCCTATCAAGTAGATACTTTAAGAGCTTTGACACAATTGCCCGTATCTATACTTGAGGAAGCTGAAGCGCTCGAACAGTTGCGTTGGATAGAAAATGGCTACGCAATCCAAACTGCAGTTACCACGCATGAAACTGTAGCAGTCGATACGAAAGAAGATCTCAATAAAATTTTAAAACTATTTTTTAATAAATAG
- a CDS encoding deoxynucleoside kinase yields MHIAIVGNIGAGKTTLTELLASHFKFEPQFEAVDNNPYLEDFYSDMKRWAFNLQIFFLNSRFRHIVKLQETDINMIQDRTIYEDAYIFAENLYDMGLMSARDFENYSNIFQSIIHYIKPPDLLIYLKASVPTLVNNIQKRGRDYESAIRLDYLSKLNDKYDKWINNYKEGKVMILDKDNLDFTTNPEDLGGIIQKIEAELFGLFE; encoded by the coding sequence ATGCATATTGCTATCGTAGGAAATATAGGTGCTGGAAAAACGACGCTAACAGAATTATTAGCGAGTCATTTCAAATTTGAACCTCAATTTGAGGCCGTGGACAATAATCCCTATCTAGAAGATTTCTATTCAGACATGAAACGTTGGGCTTTCAACCTTCAGATCTTCTTCTTAAATAGCCGTTTTAGGCATATTGTAAAGCTTCAGGAGACGGACATTAATATGATTCAGGATCGTACAATCTATGAAGATGCCTATATCTTTGCCGAAAACTTATATGATATGGGCTTAATGAGTGCTCGTGACTTTGAAAACTATAGCAACATATTCCAAAGCATTATCCACTACATTAAACCTCCTGATCTATTGATCTACTTAAAAGCTTCTGTTCCCACTTTGGTTAACAATATCCAAAAAAGAGGACGTGATTATGAATCCGCCATCCGATTAGACTATTTGTCCAAATTGAATGATAAATATGATAAATGGATCAACAATTATAAAGAAGGTAAAGTAATGATCTTAGATAAAGATAATCTTGATTTTACGACTAATCCAGAGGATCTTGGTGGAATCATACAAAAGATAGAAGCCGAATTATTCGGATTATTTGAATAA
- a CDS encoding aldo/keto reductase produces the protein MKQRKLGESGLMVSEIGLGCMSLKSNQPKQSKDIIQKAFDKGITFFDTADLYDKGQNETVVGESVQAFRKQIVLASKVGNLWRADGSGWDWKASKDYIIRTIEGSLSRLKTDYIDLYQLHGGTIDDPIDEIIEAFELLKKQGKIRAYGLSSIRPNVIKEFLSKSSISSVMIQYSLLDRRPEEEIDGLLASNGANMLARGALAKGLLVNKPVEPYLQYSSGEVAHILRNLDNMAKKSGEGRATEALSYVLSNPAVATAVVGVSTKLQLDELLSTTQRIKQLDKLDKKKLLDGVRSLYYTEHR, from the coding sequence ATGAAACAACGTAAACTAGGCGAAAGTGGTCTAATGGTTTCGGAAATTGGTTTGGGTTGTATGTCATTGAAAAGCAATCAACCCAAACAATCCAAAGATATTATCCAGAAGGCTTTCGATAAGGGAATCACATTTTTTGATACTGCTGATCTCTATGACAAAGGTCAAAATGAGACCGTTGTTGGTGAGAGCGTACAGGCTTTTCGCAAGCAAATTGTTTTGGCGAGTAAAGTCGGTAATCTCTGGCGTGCTGACGGTTCGGGCTGGGACTGGAAAGCATCTAAAGATTATATCATTAGAACTATTGAAGGATCGTTATCACGATTGAAAACAGATTATATTGATCTTTATCAATTGCACGGTGGTACAATTGATGATCCGATCGACGAAATCATTGAAGCTTTTGAATTGCTGAAGAAACAGGGAAAGATCCGTGCTTACGGGCTGTCGTCTATTCGCCCAAATGTCATTAAGGAATTTCTATCAAAATCTTCTATTTCGTCGGTGATGATACAATACAGTCTTTTGGATAGGAGACCAGAAGAGGAGATCGATGGGTTATTGGCTAGCAATGGTGCCAATATGTTGGCGCGAGGAGCTTTGGCAAAAGGACTCTTGGTGAATAAGCCTGTGGAACCATATCTTCAATATAGTTCTGGAGAGGTCGCACATATACTTCGGAATCTGGATAACATGGCAAAAAAATCAGGAGAAGGTAGGGCGACTGAAGCGCTATCCTATGTGCTATCCAATCCCGCAGTAGCAACAGCTGTAGTAGGTGTGAGCACTAAATTGCAGTTGGATGAATTGCTATCGACAACACAACGGATTAAGCAATTGGATAAATTAGACAAGAAGAAATTACTGGACGGTGTTCGGTCTTTATATTACACCGAACACCGGTAA